One segment of Candidatus Goldiibacteriota bacterium DNA contains the following:
- a CDS encoding cyclic nucleotide-binding domain-containing protein, with amino-acid sequence MADDITRLRETLKKVDFFYSLNFAQLDELIKAMKKQKFRKGEVIIQQGETGDAFYMISVGSVSIHIKKGMSEKKVAGLSEGDFFGETALVTDSPRNATVIAEAPTELFVLHKASFKKILLANPKISAIIKEELAKRKSKNAL; translated from the coding sequence ATGGCAGATGACATTACCAGGTTAAGAGAAACGCTTAAGAAGGTTGATTTTTTCTATTCTTTAAACTTTGCTCAGCTTGACGAACTTATTAAAGCAATGAAAAAACAGAAATTCAGAAAAGGTGAAGTAATAATTCAGCAGGGTGAAACCGGAGATGCTTTCTACATGATATCGGTAGGTTCTGTATCCATACATATAAAGAAAGGAATGTCAGAAAAGAAAGTGGCAGGGCTGTCAGAAGGTGATTTTTTTGGAGAAACAGCACTTGTAACAGATTCGCCAAGAAACGCCACTGTTATAGCAGAGGCACCTACAGAGCTGTTTGTATTGCATAAGGCCTCTTTTAAGAAAATACTTCTTGCCAACCCTAAGATATCTGCTATAATCAAAGAAGAACTGGCCAAAAGAAAGTCAAAAAACGCATTATAA